In one Triticum dicoccoides isolate Atlit2015 ecotype Zavitan unplaced genomic scaffold, WEW_v2.0 scaffold74033, whole genome shotgun sequence genomic region, the following are encoded:
- the LOC119347713 gene encoding putative disease resistance protein RGA4 codes for MYAALSTAQWVVGKALAPVADGVLGAWAAARNFGPNVEALSMELLLVKATLEQAALKELGGPAMETLLQKLQDLAHNAEDLLDELDYFRIHDKLHNTDDAADQHGKGGVHDLAFNARHTAKAVGKMVSCCPWQHAKRQQRSCGSSSLSPGAKSEVSGCLPKLSKLLPSSSSPRPPFGDDDRDNAQDTPELEFNRVDFSQKMKAVTEKLQLMRNEVNKILQGCGPRIVLDIAQSRPITRAKSTEPKLYGRDHVMNSIIHDITKGQYCDKGLTVLPVVGPGGMGKTTLIQYIYNNQQVQNHFSVKIWICVSFNFNLDKVLEEIKRYTPAVESEKKCSTTEELIEQRLKCKTFLLVLDDIWQISNGDDWKKLLLTLGQSQEKGSMILVTTRLKNIAEQVKTTDCPKELNGLEHEEFNKLFLAFVFDDGQYPRDKQFLLETGDKIMEKLKGSPLAAKTVGRLLSKEHSLYHWKRVLKSKEWEKQTDGIMSALRLSYDFLPFHLQQCFSYSALIPEDMYMNSYDLISLWIGLDILIPSDQNQTFEDIGLSNLNELVNYGFFREEETDGDQRYVMHDLLHDLAVKVASHDCLCLRLPNVGSVEIQPTTQHLSISTHDLGKYDAVSGEKLRSELEELKTKLNVEHLHTLMVFGKMDGSFAKIFGDFLWEANTLHVLYLLDMTYPMESMIHNFSRLVHLRCLCLGTCDREMHLPLNISKFYHLRVLDLEQWCGSSDLPRDMSNLAKLCHIHARSELHSDIYNVGKLKLLEELKVFRVNKKSEGFEPKQLEHLSKLRELVIYNLERIHTKEEAAQAKLMEKRYLRRLTLDWDSNRSSLEPGVEAAVLESLQPHGDLQVLCIRGHGGPSCPTWLGDEFAVEALQSLFLDDVSWEVFPSLGKAWDLRELCFEDIDRLKEFIIVKSFCMLTKLILIGLGSFEKWVYTGGDLLPPDAHMFPLLQVLVIRKCPKLLGLPFSNHIVSPDWFPKLQELEVSDCPEFLPVIHISRIERLHSVTMKCVKMLKEFAYSKSSGGAELKITGESDLLSLDQVLVFDKETVTEKLTLERCPPLGLKHLLMLTSLRTLIVQDSVGLVGPPGGGQSDVEWQLPVEYIKINDLNGNSGKELTELLPHLPKLSNLEISNCKHIKKLVVGVDVQQTTSEASEMGGGEITAAAAAEEHDDGVLLFPAHLCDSLQELDFSSCSELVLVDPPTLVPGGGGWLQALRSLKRLTIRWSPKFLSTFSFSHHLLPSSLQFLKLSDVKGMGTLEPLSNLSSLTTLQLLSCGEDLKCQGLQSLLTTGGQLNELKVAGSPRFFADWDPNSGRALKDAEGGEEQQTQHVSSTLHELWTDDIAGLLAAPICRFLSSSLTKLQLRGDWCEGMERFIKEQEDALQLFSSLQKLVFWNFKDLQQLPAGLRNLTSLKILSVNLCPAILSLPNDGLPDSLEMLDVYKCSEELKQQCRGLEGTIPRVHIL; via the coding sequence ATGTACGCCGCCCTCAGCACGGCGCAATGGGTTGTGGGCAAGGCGCTGGCCCCCGTTGCAGATGGCGTGCTGGGGGCTTGGGCAGCCGCCAGGAACTTTGGTCCTAACGTCGAGGCCCTCAGCATGGAACTGCTGCTCGTGAAGGCCACACTCGAGCAAGCTGCCCTCAAGGAGCTTGGTGGGCCCGCCATGGAGACGCTGCTGCAGAAGCTGCAGGATTTGGCGCACAATGCTGAAGACTTACTGGACGAGCTGGACTACTTCCGCATCCACGACAAGCTCCACAACACGGACGATGCTGCCGACCAGCACGGCAAGGGTGGCGTCCACGACCTCGCCTTCAATGCTCGCCACACCGCCAAAGCTGTTGGCAAAATGGTCAGCTGTTGCCCTTGGCAGCATGCTAAGCGCCAACAGAGGTCATGCGGCAGCTCCTCATTGTCGCCAGGCGCTAAAAGTGAGGTCAGCGGATGCCTGCCCAAGCTGAGTAAACTCCTCCCTTCTTcatcttccccacgtccaccttttgGTGATGACGATCGTGACAATGCACAAGATACCCCAGAGCTCGAGTTTAATAGGGTTGATTTCTCTCAAAAGATGAAGGCCGTCACAGAAAAATTGCAGCTTATGCGCAATGAGGTTAACAAGATTCTACAGGGTTGTGGCCCTAGAATTGTCCTAGACATTGCCCAGAGTCGTCCCATCACCCGAGCTAAGAGTACAGAGCCAAAGCTGTATGGGAGAGACCATGTCATGAATAGCATCATACATGATATCACCAAGGGTCAATATTGTGACAAGGGTCTAACCGTGCTTCCAGTTGTTGGTCCCGGGGGAATGGGAAAGACAACTCTCATACAATACATATATAACAACCAACAAGTGCAGAATCATTTTTCAGTCAAGATTTGGATATGTGTGTCATTCAATTTCAATCTGGATAAGGTGCTAGAAGAGATTAAAAGATATACCCCTGCAGTTGAAAGTGAAAAAAAGTGTAGCACAACTGAAGAGCTGATTGAACAAAGATTAAAATGTAAAACGTTCTTACTTGTATTGGATGATATATGGCAGATTAGTAACGGGGATGACTGGAAAAAACTATTGTTGACACTCGGTCAATCGCAAGAAAAGGGTTCCATGATTCTAGTCACAACTCGGCTTAAAAACATAGCAGAGCAAGTTAAAACAACTGACTGTCCAAAAGAATTGAATGGTTTAGAGCACGAAGAGTTTAACAAGTTATTTCttgcatttgtctttgatgatgggcAATATCCAAGGGACAAACAATTTCTTCTCGAGACCGGAGATAAGATAATGGAAAAACTAAAGGGCTCCCCTCTTGCAGCAAAGACTGTTGGTAGATTACTGAGTAAAGAACATAGTTTGTATCATTGGAAAAGGGTCCTCAAAAGTAAAGAATGGGAAAAGCAAACCGATGGAATTATGTCTGCCTTGAGGCTTAGCTATGACTTTCTCCCTTTCCATCTGCAGCAATGTTTTTCCTATTCTGCATTAATTCCTGAAGATATGTATATGAATAGCTATGATCTCATCAGCCTGTGGATTGGACTAGATATTTTGATACCTAGTGATCAAAATCAAACATTTGAAGATATAGGTTTGAGCAATTTAAATGAGTTAGTCAATTATGGATTTTTCAGGGAAGAGGAAACTGATGGTGATCAGCGGTATGTTATGCATGACCTATTACATGATTTGGCAGTGAAGGTTGCATCGCATGATTGTCTTTGTTTACGTCTCCCTAATGTTGGATCAGTGGAAATTCAGCCAACCACCCAACACTTGTCTATAAGCACACATGACTTAGGAAAATATGATGCAGTGTCAGGTGAAAAATTAAGAAGTGAATTGGAAGAACTGAAGACAAAATTGAATGTTGAACATTTGCACACATTGATGGTATTTGGTAAAATGGATGGAAGTTTTGCCAAGATCTTTGGTGATTTTCTTTGGGAAGCAAATACTCTTCACGTTCTTTATTTGCTTGACATGACGTATCCCATGGAGTCCATGATACATAACTTTTCAAGACTTGTCCACCTACGATGCCTATGTCTAGGGACATGTGACAGAGAGATGCATTTACCACTCAACATCTCTAAATTTTACCATTTAAGGGTTCTAGATCTTGAGCAATGGTGTGGGAGTTCTGATTTGCCCAGAGACATGAGCAATCTTGCAAAACTGTGCCATATTCATGCCAGAAGTGAGCTTCATTCAGATATTTATAATGTGGGAAAACTTAAACTCTTAGAAGAGTTGAAGGTATTTCGAGTCAATAAAAAAAGTGAAGGATTTGAACCAAAGCAACTAGAGCATTTAAGCAAGCTCAGGGAGCTTGTCATCTATAACCTGGAGAGAATTCATACAAAAGAAGAAGCAGCTCAAGCAAAATTGATGGAGAAAAGATACTTGAGGAGGTTAACATTGGACTGGGACAGTAATCGATCTAGTCTTGAGCCTGGTGTGGAAGCAGCGGTTCTTGAGAGCCTTCAACCTCATGGAGATCTTCAAGTGTTGTGCATTAGAGGGCATGGAGGTCCTTCTTGTCCAACATGGCTGGGTGATGAGTTCGCTGTTGAAGCTCTACAATCTCTTTTTCTGGATGATGTTTCTTGGGAAGTTTTCCCTTCTTTAGGGAAGGCGTGGGATCTTCGTGAATTATGTTTTGAGGATATTGACAGACTGAAGGAGTTTATCATAGTGAAAAGCTTTTGCATGCTAACAAAGCTTATACTCATTGGCCTTGGAAGTTTTGAAAAATGGGTTTACACAGGTGGAGACTTGTTGCCACCGGATGCTCATATGTTCCCTCTTTTGCAAGTTCTGGTCATTAGGAAGTGCCCAAAACTGTTGGGGTTGCCTTTCTCAAACCACATTGTTTCCCCAGATTGGTTCCCTAAGCTACAAGAGCTTGAGGTAAGCGACTGCCCCGAATTCTTGCCAGTGATTCACATCTCCCGGATCGAAAGGCTGCATTCTGTCACGATGAAATGTGTAAAGATGCTAAAGGAGTTTGCATACTCGAAATCATCCGGTGGAGCAGAGTTGAAAATTACCGGAGAGAGTGATCTTCTTAGCTTAGACCAAGTGCTGGTTTTTGATAAAGAAACAGTTACAGAGAAGCTGACACTCGAGAGGTGCCCACCTCTGGGGTTGAAGCACCTTCTGATGCTAACCTCGCTGAGGACATTGATTGTACAAGATTCAGTTGGTCTAGTTGGACCACCAGGAGGAGGTCAGAGTGATGTGGAATGGCAACTCCCTGTTGAGTATATCAAGATCAACGACTTAAATGGTAATAGTGGGAAGGAATTGACAGAGCTCCTCCCCCACCTCCCAAAGCTCTCCAATTTGGAGATATCGAATTGTAAACACATAAAAAAGCTGGTAGTGGGGGTGGATGTGCAACAAACAACATCAGAAGCATCAGAGATGGGGGGAGGTGAaataacagcagcagcagcagcagaggaacacGATGATGGGGTGCTGCTCTTCCCAGCTCATCTGTGTGACTCACTACAGGAATTGGACTTCAGTAGCTGCTCAGAGCTGGTCCTGGTGGACCCGCCAACTCTTGTTCCTGGTGGAGGAGGATGGCTCCAAGCCTTGCGATCCCTCAAAAGATTAACAATACGGTGGTCCCCAAAGTTTCTATCCACCTTCTCGTTTTCCCATCACCTTTTACCTTCCTCCCTGCAGTTCCTGAAACTCTCGGATGTGAAAGGCATGGGGACACTGGAGCCCCTCTCAAACCTCTCCTCTCTCACCACATTACAATTGCTTAGTTGTGGAGAGGATCTGAAATGTCAGGGCTTGCAGTCTCTCCTTACTACTGGGGGCCAGCTCAATGAATTAAAAGTCGCTGGCAGCCCTAGATTCTTTGCTGATTGGGATCCTAATTCTGGACGGGCTTTGAAGGATGCTGAGGGAGGTGAAGAGCAGCAGACACAGCATGTTTCATCCACACTGCATGAGCTCTGGACAGATGACATAGCAGGACTTCTTGCTGCACCCATCTGCAGATTCCTCTCTTCCTCCCTCACCAAGCTGCAACTTCGGGGGGATTGGTGTGAAGGGATGGAGCGGTTCATCAAGGAGCAGGAGGACGCCCTTCAACTCTTCTCCTCCCTCCAGAAACTAGTGTTTTGGAATTTCAAGGACCTTCAACAACTCCCTGCAGGGCTGCGTAACCTTACCAGCCTCAAGATATTATCAGTCAACCTCTGTCCAGCCATCTTGTCCTTGCCCAACGATGGCCTCCCGGATTCGCTGGAAATGCTAGATGTCTACAAATGCAGCGAGGAGCTAAAACAGCAGTGCAGGGGGTTGGAGGGAACCATCCCAAGAGTCCATATACTCTGA